The genome window TAAAATTCATCCCGGCTGCGGGTTTTAAGCAGATAGGAAACTACGCTGTAGGCTTGCGTGTACCAGAGCTCGGCCTGAGAGGTGCTGTAAGCGTCCAGCGTTTCCAACACGGTCATTTCCTCAAACGGAATAATTTCTCCTTTTAAAATGCGGCGCAGGCTGCGGTCTACCCAGCTGGGTTTTTGTTTGGTGGTGTTAATTTGCATATATACCGCCATCCCTTCCGACAGCCACAGCGGCGAGATCGTAGGCAGGAAATATCCGTCAAAATACAAGTGCGTCAATTCGTGCACGGACAGCGGGTAAAAACTGTCCCCCTCAATCACATACATCGTGTCCGCCCGCAAATCGGACGACGCCCCCGACCACGCCGGGCGTTTGGTAAAAGCCATATAGCTGTTCTTCTGGCCAAACAGCATGACCAAAATTTTGTTGGGTTTAATGATGATCGTAAACGGGGTTAAATCCAGCATCAAATTGCCGTGTATATTGTCCAGCACGGTTTTAATGGTGGGCGTAACCGGGTTTTTTTCGCGGTAAATCAGATAGTTGAACGTATCCGCCGTCAAAAAACCGGGCGGCGGCGGCATCCAGCGCACTTTTTGGGCGGAATCGGCGGGGCGGAAGACTTGCGCCGGCAAATCTTCTATGCTGTCTTCGGGCGCGATGGTCACGATTTTTTCCAGACCCGAAATCATTTCGTCAAATTGTTTCTGATCGGCTTGGTTGGAAGGCGCGTTTGGCGTACGCGGCTCCGGCATGGGCGGGAGGGAAATTTCCGGCCGCAGTTCCCGCGCGCGGCCGCGTTCGTCTTCTTGGGGGGCCGCCGCCGGCTCCAGCGGAACCGGTTTGACGCTGGCCGGTTTAACGGGCTCTATCACGTCCGGCCGCGGAGCAGGCGCAAAAAGGTCTTTCACCATTTCCTTTGGACTTAGCCCAAACGAACGCAGCAGCGGCGGTGCTACCAGCACCGCAGCCAAAATCCACAGGAAAATGACGAGTTTCTTAATCATATTTTATGCTTCGCGTTTTTCAAACAGCGCCAAATGGCGTTTTTTATCGTCGCACGGCAAACTGTAGCGTTCTACGCCCAAGAGTACCGCGCCGCAGGCGTGCGGGTCGCACACGTCCGTCTGCGGGTGTTCCCCCTGAAAAGCGATAAACACGCCCCCCGGCTTAACGGCGCTTAAACAAGCCGCCAAAATATCGGGCAGCTGGCCCATGGCGCGCTCGGTTAAAAAATCAAAGGCGAATTTCGTTCCCTGCCCCAGCCGCACTTTTTTTACTTTGGCGTTTGAAAGGCCCAGCTGCAAGAGGGCCCAGTTCATAAACGAACAGCGTTTTTCCAGGCTTTCAATCAGCGTTACCTGCGCCTGCGGCAAGGCAACGGCCAGCGTAATGCCGATATATCCCGCCCCGGCCCCGGCATCCGCCGCGTGGCAGGAAGAAAGATTTTTAATATGCGCCATGGCATAAATTTTGGCGGCGGCGGTCAGCCCGTCGCAAATATGGCGGGAGAGAATTTCTTCCAAGCTGGAGGCACTGGTTAAATTTAAAAAATCTTTTTTTTCCCACACCAGCTTGGCATATTGCACCAGCCGGTCGGCTTGCTCGGCGGAAAGAGGCAGGCCCGCCCGGGCCGCAAAATCAATGAGCTGCTTTTGCATTTTTAAGCCTCCTAAAGCGTTCAATATGCACGGCCAAAAGCTGCAAATCCGCCGGCGTTACGCCCGGAATACGGCCGGCTTGGCCCAAGGTTTGCGGTTTAACCGCCGCCAGCTTTTGGGCACTTTCAAACAACAGGCCGCGCACGGAGGACGGGTCAAACCCTTCGGGAATTTTGACGCTGTCCATTTCGGCCAGCCGCTCGGCGTCTTTTTTGTTGCGCTCGTAATAGCCGGCGTATTTGTGATAAATATCCGCATGGGTGCGGGCTTTTTGCACCGTCCAGGGGAAGAGTTCCGTTTCGTCCTCATCCGCCGGGGCGTTGGGGTGGTCAATCAGTTTTTGGCACAGCGCTTTGTATTTTTCAAAGGGCGCCTGGTATTTTTTGTCCAGCATGCCCAGTTTAAAGGCGTGCGGCATAAGGCGCAGGTCTGCATTGTCGTTGCGCAACAGAATGCGGTACTCCGCACGGGAGGTAAACATCCGGTACGGCTCGTTGACGCCTTTGTTGATTAAATCGTCAATCAGCACGCCGATGTAGGCTTCGTCGCGCCGCAGGACAAAAGGCTCCTTGCCCTGCACCTTCAGCGCGGCGTTGATGCCCGCCATAATCCCCTGCCCGCCGGCCTCTTCGTAGCCGGTGGTGCCGTTAATCTGCCCCGCCATAAACAGCCCGGGGATCCGTTTGCTTTCCAGCGAAGGGAACAAATCGCGCGGGTCGGAAAAATCGTACTCAATGGCATATCCGGGCCGCGTAATGGTGGCTTTTTCCATGCCCGGGACGGATTTAATCAGCGCGCGCTGAACGTCTTCGGGCATGCTGGTGGAAAAGCCTTGTATATAAAATTCTTCGGTGTGAAAGCCTTCCGGCTCCAAAAAGAGCGGGTGGCTGGTAACGTCCGGAAATTTTTTGATTTTATCTTCCACCGACGGACAATACCGCGGCCCCAAGCTGTGAATGTTGCCGCTGTACATGGCGGAGCGTTGGAAATTGCTGCGCAGGATTTTGTCCGTTTCCAGGGTGGTGCGGGTAATGTAGCAGCTTAAAAAAGTGCGTTTGGACTGTTCGGTTACGTCCGTAAAATGCGAAATGGGCTGGAGCGGATTGTCGGACGGCTGGAGACGGAATTTGGAATAATCCAGCCCGCGGGCGTTAATGCGCATCGGCGTGCCCGTTTTAAAGCGCAGGATATTTAGTTTCAGCTCTTCCCGCAGGTTTTTGGCCAGCCCGTCCGAAGGCATATCGTTGTAGCGGCCGCCGCGGAACATTTCCGTGCCGATGTGAATCGTCCCCGCCAAAAAAGTGCCCGTAGTCAAGATCACGCTTTTGGTGTGATAAAACGTGTTGCGAAGCGTCAGCACGCCGTCTACCGCGTTGTCGGAGACCGAAATTTTGACGGCTTCGTCCTGCATGATATCCAGGTTGGGCTGGAGTTCCAGAAAATGCTTGAAGGTAAATTGATAGACTTTTTTGTCGCACTGCACGCGCGGGGAATGCACCGCCGGGCCTTTGCCGGTGTTGAGCATATGGTAATGCAGGGCGGCGTGATCGGTTACGCGCCCCATGGCTCCGCCCAGCGCGTCAATTTCGCGCACGATTTGGCCTTTGGCAATGCCGCCGATAGAGGGATTGCACGACATTTGAGCAACCGTATCTAAGCTTTGGCTAAGCAGCAGGGTCTTGGCGCCCAGTTTGGCAGCCGCCAGCGCGGCTTCGCAGCCGGCATGCCCGCCCCCAATCACAATGACATCATACTGATCTTCACAAACAAACATTTATTTCCCCATACAAAACTTCGAGAAGATAATCCCCAGCACGTCATCGGGGGTAACTTCTCCGATTAAATCTTGCAAATCATTCAACGCCCGGCGCAGATGTTCGGCGTAAATTTCCCCGCCGGCGTGCGATTCCAAGCGAATCAGCGCGCTTTCCAGCTCCGTTTGGGCCCGCAGCAGCGCTTCGTAATGGCGCAGGTTGGAAATCATCAGTCCGTCCGCCGTCTGCGCTTCGGTTACGTCGGCCGTAATCAAATCTTTCAGCGCGTTTAACCCGTCCCCCGTTTTGCACGAAACCGAGACGGACGGATATTGCTCCTGCGCTTGCAGCGTGGGGCGGCTAGCGGATAAATCGCTCTTGTTCCACACCAGCACGGTGCGTTTGTTTTGGCGGCGGATGTCCTGCCATAATTCCTGTTCTTCCGGCGTAAGCGGGCGGGACGCATCCAGCACGAATAAAATCAAATCCGCCGCTTCCATTGCGCGGTGGCTGCGGCGCATGCCTTCTTTTTCCGCCGGATCCAAGGCGTGTTCGCGAATGCCGGCGGTATCGGTTAAAATAATTTTTTGGCCGTTTATTTCCAGCGTTTCTTCCACGGTGTCGCGCGTCGTGCCGCTTTGGTCGGACACGATGGCCCGGTCAAACCCCACCAGCGCATTAAGCAGGCTGGATTTGCCGCTGTTGGGCGCGCCCACGATGGCGGTTTTTAATCCGTCTTTAATGTATTTGCCGACGGAAAAAGTATCCGCGAGCGCTTTAATGTGCCCCAAAACGGCGCTGAGTTCCCCCCGCACAAAATCGTCCGACAGGGGCGTCATTTCCTCGTCCACATCATCCAGGCGCACCTCAATCTGCGCCAGCAATTCGGAAAGGCGTTTTTTGATTTCTTCCAGCCGCGCCGACAGTTTTCCGTCCAGCGAGTCCATCGCCAATTTGTGCGCGGCTTTGTTGCCCGAGGCAATTAAATCGCACAATCCCTGCGCTTCCACCAAGTCCATTTTCCCGTTTAAAAAAGCCCGCTGGGAAAATTCCCCCCGCTTGGCCATCACCGCGCCGTTTTGGCACAACAGCTCCAGCAGCCGGCCTTTGATGTAGGGCGAGGCGTGAACGGCAAACTCCGCCACGTCTTCTCCGGTAAAAGAATGCGGGGCCTGAAAATACGTAACAAGGGCTTTATCCAAAACCGCGTCTCCGTCGTAAATCGTGCGAAGCGCCTGCTTGCGCGGTTCGGGCGGTTGCGGGCGGCGAGTAAGCACCGCGAGCAGACGGCAAACTTCCGGGCCGGACAGCCGCACCAAAGCGACCGCCCCGCCAGCTCCCGTAGCCAAAGCGCAGATGGTATGTTGCATAGGTATATTTTATCACTTTTTGGGGCTGTTTTTGGGCGGTTTTTTCTCCTCGTAAAAACCGCCTTTTTCCGACCCGCGCAAAAAAGAATAAAAAAAGCTATACTTGTACTAGGAAAACGCCGCAGCGTTTCCCGCTCCGTGCGGCCCGCGCCTAAGCGGAGGGATAGGGTTTTGATGAGGAGATTTTGATATGGCTAAAAAAGTATTGGTTTTAACCGGCAGTCCGCGCCAGCTGGGCAACAGCGCCCTCTTGGCCGATGCTTTTATACAGGGCGTGAAAGCCGCCGGGCATACGGCCCAAGTGTTTGAAACCGCTTTTCATCCGGTTTTGCCCTGCAAAGCCTGCGACAAATGCTGGACGACCGGCAAACCGTGCGTTTTTAAGGACGATTTTGAAAAACTGGCCCCGATGCTGGAAGAAGCCGACGTGCTGGTGTTGTGCACGCCGCTGTATTGGTTTAATATGACGGCCCAGCTTAAAGCCGCGGTGGACAAGCTCTACGCCTATATGAAGCCCAACGCGCCGCGGAAACTGAAAATTAAAGAATGCGTGCTGCTTTCCGCCGCCGAAGGCAATGAACAGGACGGCGATTATGAAGGCTTGAAAGCCACCTACAAGGCCATTGCCGATTATTTAAAATGGACAGACCGCGGCATGATTTTGGCCGGCGGCACCTGGGACGCGGGCGACGTGATTAAAACCGGCAAGCTAAAAGAAGCCCTGGAGCTGGGCCGCACCCTTTAAACGCAAGTTGGCTTTTTATGACATAAAAAACCCCGGCTTTTTAGGCCGGGGTTTTTGGTTGGTGCAAATTATTTGTTTTCCGTTTTGGGCTGTTCGGCCGGCGCGTCAAAGAGCGGGCCGCAGCTGCAAGCCGGTTTTTCTTCGGCCTTCGGGGCCGGTTCGGCGGCAGGCTGCTGCACCGGGGTAACAGTCAGCGTTTCCTGCACGGTAATGGTTTCGTGCACCGTTACGGTTTCCTGCACCGGGGTTTGCGCCGCTTGCACAGGGGCCGGTTGGGCCGCTTCCTGGGCGGGCGTTTCCGCCTCGCCTGCACAGCAGGAGCAGGATTCGTGGTATTCGTTTAATTCTTTTTCTTTTTCCGCTTCGGCTACGGCTTCTTGGGCGGGCGTTTGTTCGGGAATGTCTTCCCCGATGACGCCGGGCACAAAATCCGCCGGGGCAGTGTGGGCGTGCGCCAGCTCAAGGGCTTTTTCGGTGGGGCGCAGGGTTACTTTGCGCCATTTGCCTTCCCCTTCCGAGGCGGTGGTAACAAATTCGTTGCCTTCCACGGCGCGGTGGATGTAGCGGCGCAGCTGGGCACTCATCGGGCGGAAGCGGAAGACGCTGTTGCCGCGTTTAATCATATCAATGCCTTTGGCAATTTCGGCGTCAATTTTGTCTTCGGCTTTTCTCCAGTAGTTCTGCGTGTCGGTAATGACGGAGATCGGCTTGTCAAAATGGCGGCTTAAGGCCAACGTGCACAAGTATTGAATGGCTTCCAGCGTTTTGCCTTCTTTTCCAATTACAATAGCCGGGTGGTCGCAGTCAAACGTAAGTAAAATGCGCTGTTGTTTTTCGTCCCACCAGACGTTCAAATTTTCCACTTTCACGCCCATATGCGTAAGCACTTTTTCCAAGTATTCTTTGGCTTCCTGCATGGGAGCTTTTAAATTTTCCGGAATGACGGCATTTTGAATGGCCTCGCTCGGCAGCAATTGCGGCTCGTTGGCTTTGGGCTGTTTTTCGCGGGCTTCACGCGGCTGCGTGTTGGTATATTCGCTCTTGCGGGAGTTTCTGCGTCCGCCGCGGGATTCGGAGCGGTCTTTGCGGCCGCGGCCGCCGCGGGAAGACTTGGAGGAACGTTTTTTCGGCACGTCCATATAGATTTGGGAATCCAAATCCGCCGTGCTCCAGCGTTTTTGGCGCAGTTCCACCACCGCCGGGCGGGCCCCAATGCCCAAAAAGCCTTTTTTGGGGTTTTCCAATACGGTTACTTCCACTTGGTCTCTTCTTAATCCTAATTCTTTTAGCCCTTTTGCAATGGCTTCGGATACTTCTCTTGCTTGTACTTTAATTTTGCTTGGCATAACAAATTGGCTCCTTAATTCGCTTTCGCGATTTTTTTATTAACAAAGGTTTGAATTCCGAACGTGAGCAGGCTGTTGGTCAGCCAGTACAGCACCAACCCCGAAGGGAAATTCATAAACAACAAGGTAAAAATAAGCGGCATATATTTAAACATGGCAGCCTGCGCCGGATCCGTCCCGGCGGGGATGTTGCCTTTTTGCTGGAAATACATCACCGCACCCATTAAAATGGGCAGTAAATAGTACGGATCTTTAGACGACAAATCCGTAATCCAGAACACAAACTTCGCCCCGTGCAAAGACCACGACGTCCGCAGGGCGTTGTACAACGCCAGGAAAATAGGCAGCTGAATGAGCATCGGCAGGCAGCCCGCCAGCGGGTTGACTTTGTATTTGCGGTACAAGGCCAGCGTTTCGCGGTTGAGGGATTCCGGATTGCCTTTGTATTTATCCTGGATGCGTTTCATTTCGGGTTGGATTTTGCGCATTTGAGCGGCCGATTTAAGCTGCATCAGCGTAAATTTAAACAAGATTGCCTGCAGCAAAACGGTAATCATAATAATGGCTACGCCGTAGTTGCCCGTCCAGCCGTAGAACATTTCCAAGATGTTGCGGGCAATTTTACCCAGCGCACCAAAGAAACCGAACGCGATGGAACGGTCTAAATGATACGGCAGGGTTAAGAACTGCTTATAATCTTTCGGCCCGAAATAAAAATCCGATTTATACGTTTCTTTGGATTTGGCTTCCACCGTTACGCCCGGCACGCCGACGGAAAACTGCGGCCCTTCCAACGTACCTTCGCCGGCAAGGCCCCACAACCGTTTTTGCGTACCGATTTTTTCTTTAGAAGCGGCCAAATCGCCCGGCTTCCAGCCTTGCGGAATCAGCACCGCCAGGAAGTAGCGGTTTTCAATGCCGGCCCACAACCAGGGCAGTTCGGGCTGTTTGTCGCCTTTGGCAAAGACTTCCAAGGTCGGTTTTTTCTTATTTTTCTCCTGCACCAAATACACCGCTTTCGACTCGCGCTCGTTGTCGTTCATTTCGCTTTTGACGGTGGCGAGCCCCGGGCCGAAATTCCAATTCCACGGCGATACGGCCAGCGCCTGAGCGGTGTTGTTTTCAAACGTAACGGACACATTGTTAATGCCGTTATCGTTAAAACGGTACTCTTTATATACGCTGAACCCGGGGACGATATCCCCCACAAACGTAATGGAATTTTTGGTGCGGGCAAATTCCGCAAAGTCTACCTGCGGCAAGGTGGCAAAGTACCCCTCTCCTTTGTAAGGGGTTAAATCCACATCTTCAATGGTATCTTTAAACAGGTAGGTTTTGATACCCGCCCCTTTGGAAGAAAAAGTAACATCGGCCTGAGGAAGGCTGAGGGTAAAGAATTCTTCGGGTTTGGGAGCGGAAGCGGTTTCTTTGCTGACGGGAGAGGCACTGGCCAAGACGGCTTGTGCGGCCGTTTGGCGCTGGGATTCTTGTTCGGCTTTTTTCAGCTGGGCCTCGGCGGCTTGCTGCGCCGCGCGGGCTCGCGGAATGGTTACAAACTGGTTGTAACCCGTAATTATCAGCAAGAACAACATTGCCGTAATTAGAAACTGTCTGTTCATAAAACTCCTCTTATTTCAGCGCCGCATGCGTCCGGCGATGCAGCGTCTAAGAGGAAACTTCCCGCTAGACAGAAAAAACAGTACTAGGGCACCGGGTCATATCCGCCCGGATGCAAAGGGTGGCATTTTAACACCCGCACCAGCGCGAGCCATCCCCCTTTAAACGCGCCGTGTTTGGTGATCGCTTGCTTTGCGTATTGGCTGCATGTCGGCTCAAAGCGGCACACGCCCCTGGGCCCCAAAAAAGGGCGAACCAGCAACATAAAGATGTTGAGAAGCAAAAGCAACAAATCCTTTAATAAAAGCGAAAGTCTGTTCATATTCCCTTCAATAATATGCGGTTAAGACTTATTTTCTGAAGAGTGTTTTAATAAAGCGGCTTTGCCGCACAGTGTCTTGAGCGCTTCCTGCGCTGCGTGCACATGGGTTATTTTTTCGCTTTCCCGGGGGCTGAAAACAAGGTCAGTCCCTTCTTTTATATTTTTTCTGTTCAGTCTGAAAGCTTCTCTTAAAAGTCTTTTGGCGCGGTTGCGTACAACCGCCGGGCCCAGTTTTCTGGACACCACTACCGCAAAACGGGCCGGCCGGGTATTCTCCGGGCCGGACCGCCACCACAGTATAACGCCGTTATACTGCAGTTTGGCACCGCCATGGATGACCTGCTGAAAATCTTTCTTGAGGTGCAGGCGGCTACTTCGCGGCAGACCGTAAGACGGCATATCATTAAGCTCTGATCAATTCGTGGCGGCCTTTGGCTCTTCTGGCGCTGAGTACTTTTCTCCCGCCGGCGGTAGCCATTCTGGCTCTGAATCCGATATGTTTGGCACGTCTTCTTTTGTTAGGTCTGTAGGTCGGTAACATGTTTCTCTTATACGTTAATTCTGGCCCGGAAACCGGACTGGAAAGAACGTATCTCCTGTATTAATTTAAAATGGTTTCTGTGTGAAACGTACTGATATTATATCTTTTCTGCGGGGCATTTGCCAAGCATTTTGCGCGAAAGCATTTCAAGCAAATCCCGCCTTCCGAAAAGAAGGCGGGAGAGGAAAAAAACGGTTTATTTGACGGGCGTGGCAAAAACGGGCTTGTCTAATAAGCTGCGGTCAATAATCTGCCCGCTGTTGCTGGACGGGAAGTAAATAATCACTTTCTTTTGAGGATTCAACAATTCCTCGGCTCTGCCCGCCGGATGATACACAATCCCGGCCGGAATTTCATATACGATAAAATCCCCCATCAACAGGCTGGTATAGGGTTTTCCTTGCCCCTTAAAAGCCTGGTGCAAATCGCGGGCCAAATCGGCTTGGCCGTCATAAAACCGCTTGGGGGCGGGTTCCATGGAGAGCTCGCCCGAAAGAGAGATTGAAATAGGAGTCGCGCGTTTGGGCGTAAGCGAAGCAATTTTGTCTTGCAAGACGGGCGGCACCCAGTCGGCCGGGTGCACGTCAAACGAACCGTCCGCGTAGCGCACCGCCATGCTGTCATAGCGCAGCAGGCCAATGCCTTCTACCCTCGCCGGGCTCGAGAGCACAATTACCTGCACCGGCTGCCCGTTTATCGGATGTGCCGGCAAATCATATACGCGGCCGAACCCCAAAGACGGGTCAAACAGCGAAGCCAAAGACTTTAACTCCTGGATTTTATAAGAGGCACCGGCCCGTTCAAACGAAATATCAAAAAACGGAGAAGGATTATTTTGCGCGTAGGCCTTTTCATACGTTTCCGCAAAGTTTTTGGGGGCCTGCTCAGGCGTTAAGAATTCCGCTTTTCCATCTTCGTGGAGAATTAAATAGCTGCCCGCCGGGCACGCTTGTTCTACATCGGAAAAATAGCGCAGGCGGTCGTTTTTGACCACAATAATTTGTTTGCCCGTTTTTTGGCTGACCAAACGCACCGGTTTGGGCGTCGTTTTCATCAAATAGCGAATGGTAGCCTTTAACTGATG of Elusimicrobium sp. An273 contains these proteins:
- a CDS encoding 16S rRNA (guanine(527)-N(7))-methyltransferase RsmG translates to MQKQLIDFAARAGLPLSAEQADRLVQYAKLVWEKKDFLNLTSASSLEEILSRHICDGLTAAAKIYAMAHIKNLSSCHAADAGAGAGYIGITLAVALPQAQVTLIESLEKRCSFMNWALLQLGLSNAKVKKVRLGQGTKFAFDFLTERAMGQLPDILAACLSAVKPGGVFIAFQGEHPQTDVCDPHACGAVLLGVERYSLPCDDKKRHLALFEKREA
- the mnmG gene encoding tRNA uridine-5-carboxymethylaminomethyl(34) synthesis enzyme MnmG; the encoded protein is MFVCEDQYDVIVIGGGHAGCEAALAAAKLGAKTLLLSQSLDTVAQMSCNPSIGGIAKGQIVREIDALGGAMGRVTDHAALHYHMLNTGKGPAVHSPRVQCDKKVYQFTFKHFLELQPNLDIMQDEAVKISVSDNAVDGVLTLRNTFYHTKSVILTTGTFLAGTIHIGTEMFRGGRYNDMPSDGLAKNLREELKLNILRFKTGTPMRINARGLDYSKFRLQPSDNPLQPISHFTDVTEQSKRTFLSCYITRTTLETDKILRSNFQRSAMYSGNIHSLGPRYCPSVEDKIKKFPDVTSHPLFLEPEGFHTEEFYIQGFSTSMPEDVQRALIKSVPGMEKATITRPGYAIEYDFSDPRDLFPSLESKRIPGLFMAGQINGTTGYEEAGGQGIMAGINAALKVQGKEPFVLRRDEAYIGVLIDDLINKGVNEPYRMFTSRAEYRILLRNDNADLRLMPHAFKLGMLDKKYQAPFEKYKALCQKLIDHPNAPADEDETELFPWTVQKARTHADIYHKYAGYYERNKKDAERLAEMDSVKIPEGFDPSSVRGLLFESAQKLAAVKPQTLGQAGRIPGVTPADLQLLAVHIERFRRLKNAKAAH
- the mnmE gene encoding tRNA uridine-5-carboxymethylaminomethyl(34) synthesis GTPase MnmE, coding for MQHTICALATGAGGAVALVRLSGPEVCRLLAVLTRRPQPPEPRKQALRTIYDGDAVLDKALVTYFQAPHSFTGEDVAEFAVHASPYIKGRLLELLCQNGAVMAKRGEFSQRAFLNGKMDLVEAQGLCDLIASGNKAAHKLAMDSLDGKLSARLEEIKKRLSELLAQIEVRLDDVDEEMTPLSDDFVRGELSAVLGHIKALADTFSVGKYIKDGLKTAIVGAPNSGKSSLLNALVGFDRAIVSDQSGTTRDTVEETLEINGQKIILTDTAGIREHALDPAEKEGMRRSHRAMEAADLILFVLDASRPLTPEEQELWQDIRRQNKRTVLVWNKSDLSASRPTLQAQEQYPSVSVSCKTGDGLNALKDLITADVTEAQTADGLMISNLRHYEALLRAQTELESALIRLESHAGGEIYAEHLRRALNDLQDLIGEVTPDDVLGIIFSKFCMGK
- a CDS encoding flavodoxin family protein: MAKKVLVLTGSPRQLGNSALLADAFIQGVKAAGHTAQVFETAFHPVLPCKACDKCWTTGKPCVFKDDFEKLAPMLEEADVLVLCTPLYWFNMTAQLKAAVDKLYAYMKPNAPRKLKIKECVLLSAAEGNEQDGDYEGLKATYKAIADYLKWTDRGMILAGGTWDAGDVIKTGKLKEALELGRTL
- the jag gene encoding RNA-binding cell elongation regulator Jag/EloR, yielding MPSKIKVQAREVSEAIAKGLKELGLRRDQVEVTVLENPKKGFLGIGARPAVVELRQKRWSTADLDSQIYMDVPKKRSSKSSRGGRGRKDRSESRGGRRNSRKSEYTNTQPREAREKQPKANEPQLLPSEAIQNAVIPENLKAPMQEAKEYLEKVLTHMGVKVENLNVWWDEKQQRILLTFDCDHPAIVIGKEGKTLEAIQYLCTLALSRHFDKPISVITDTQNYWRKAEDKIDAEIAKGIDMIKRGNSVFRFRPMSAQLRRYIHRAVEGNEFVTTASEGEGKWRKVTLRPTEKALELAHAHTAPADFVPGVIGEDIPEQTPAQEAVAEAEKEKELNEYHESCSCCAGEAETPAQEAAQPAPVQAAQTPVQETVTVHETITVQETLTVTPVQQPAAEPAPKAEEKPACSCGPLFDAPAEQPKTENK
- the yidC gene encoding membrane protein insertase YidC, which translates into the protein MNRQFLITAMLFLLIITGYNQFVTIPRARAAQQAAEAQLKKAEQESQRQTAAQAVLASASPVSKETASAPKPEEFFTLSLPQADVTFSSKGAGIKTYLFKDTIEDVDLTPYKGEGYFATLPQVDFAEFARTKNSITFVGDIVPGFSVYKEYRFNDNGINNVSVTFENNTAQALAVSPWNWNFGPGLATVKSEMNDNERESKAVYLVQEKNKKKPTLEVFAKGDKQPELPWLWAGIENRYFLAVLIPQGWKPGDLAASKEKIGTQKRLWGLAGEGTLEGPQFSVGVPGVTVEAKSKETYKSDFYFGPKDYKQFLTLPYHLDRSIAFGFFGALGKIARNILEMFYGWTGNYGVAIIMITVLLQAILFKFTLMQLKSAAQMRKIQPEMKRIQDKYKGNPESLNRETLALYRKYKVNPLAGCLPMLIQLPIFLALYNALRTSWSLHGAKFVFWITDLSSKDPYYLLPILMGAVMYFQQKGNIPAGTDPAQAAMFKYMPLIFTLLFMNFPSGLVLYWLTNSLLTFGIQTFVNKKIAKAN
- the yidD gene encoding membrane protein insertion efficiency factor YidD; this encodes MNRLSLLLKDLLLLLLNIFMLLVRPFLGPRGVCRFEPTCSQYAKQAITKHGAFKGGWLALVRVLKCHPLHPGGYDPVP
- the rnpA gene encoding ribonuclease P protein component gives rise to the protein MPSYGLPRSSRLHLKKDFQQVIHGGAKLQYNGVILWWRSGPENTRPARFAVVVSRKLGPAVVRNRAKRLLREAFRLNRKNIKEGTDLVFSPRESEKITHVHAAQEALKTLCGKAALLKHSSENKS
- the rpmH gene encoding 50S ribosomal protein L34: MLPTYRPNKRRRAKHIGFRARMATAGGRKVLSARRAKGRHELIRA